One Candidatus Profftella armatura genomic region harbors:
- the nuoG gene encoding NADH-quinone oxidoreductase subunit NuoG, giving the protein MIEIEINGKKINITKKSMILEVANKFGIYIPHFCYHKKLTIAANCRMCLVEIEGINKLLPACATQVSSGMKIHTISDKIIKAQQNVMEFLLINHPLDCPICDKAGECKLQDFSVEYGKSISRYKEEKRLISPKNVGSLISMKEMNRCIYCSRCIRFGQEIAGLMELGVIGRGEYSEVTTFIGESINSELSGNMIDLCPVGALTSKPFRYKIRTWELLNYKSISPHDSLGSNLNIHVKKNKIMRVLPLENEELNECWISDKDRFSYEGLISSDRLIKPMIKRNNKWIETSWSSALEYIAKNLRNIITKYGTDSIAALTTSISTLEELILLQKIIRGLGSENIDFRLRQLDFSLDNTIIPWLGMSISELSQLNHVLIIGSFLRKDHPLFAARLRYAAKNGACINLLHATDDDLLIPITNKIIIAPSKWLETLNQIIVSIAIKKSIDIPNHLIEIKVSKISELIADDLLSNGLKSVLLGNTLSQHPNSSQLHIAAQWIATQTNSKFGYFLEGANTVGGYIANAFPNKYGINAHQLLYSPRKSYLLLNSELQLDCANPQTALNSLKQAELVIIMSPYKHNLDYAHVLLPIAPFTENSGTFINAEGRIQNFSNVIKPLGQTRPAWEVLKILGNLLKLSNFDYSSSKEIYKDFIKNINNVKNRLNNIVPNEIINTLINKYNYTLSKNYTSSTLLNNLERVSDIPIYFTDSIVRRALSLQKTNDANMPLAWLSKMISKKLKIIKNDRVKIKQDQYSIELNVAIDNKLPDNVIRISAGHNSTIALNKMFGKITLEKI; this is encoded by the coding sequence ATGATTGAAATTGAAATAAATGGAAAAAAAATAAATATTACTAAAAAAAGTATGATATTAGAGGTTGCAAATAAATTTGGTATTTATATTCCACATTTTTGTTATCATAAAAAATTAACTATTGCAGCAAACTGTAGAATGTGTTTAGTGGAAATAGAGGGAATAAATAAGTTATTACCAGCTTGTGCAACTCAGGTTTCATCTGGAATGAAAATTCATACAATTAGTGATAAAATAATAAAAGCACAACAAAATGTCATGGAATTTTTGCTTATAAATCATCCATTGGATTGTCCAATTTGTGATAAAGCGGGGGAATGTAAATTACAAGATTTTTCTGTTGAATACGGTAAATCTATTTCACGTTATAAAGAGGAAAAACGTTTAATATCCCCAAAAAATGTAGGATCACTAATTTCAATGAAAGAAATGAATCGCTGTATTTATTGTAGTCGCTGTATTCGTTTTGGACAGGAAATTGCTGGTTTAATGGAATTAGGAGTGATAGGACGAGGGGAATATTCTGAAGTTACTACTTTTATTGGGGAATCTATTAATTCTGAATTATCTGGAAATATGATTGATTTATGTCCTGTTGGTGCATTAACATCAAAACCATTTCGATATAAAATAAGAACCTGGGAATTATTAAATTATAAATCTATTAGTCCGCATGATAGTTTAGGATCTAATTTAAATATACATGTAAAAAAAAATAAAATAATGAGAGTACTACCATTAGAAAATGAAGAATTAAATGAATGCTGGATTTCTGATAAAGACCGATTTTCTTATGAGGGACTTATTTCCTCTGATCGTTTAATAAAACCAATGATTAAAAGAAATAATAAATGGATCGAAACAAGTTGGTCATCTGCGCTAGAATATATTGCGAAAAATTTACGAAATATTATAACAAAATATGGAACTGATTCTATTGCTGCACTTACAACATCTATATCAACACTTGAGGAATTAATATTATTACAAAAGATAATACGAGGATTGGGTTCTGAAAATATTGATTTTCGTTTACGACAATTGGATTTTTCTTTAGATAATACAATTATACCATGGTTAGGTATGTCAATTTCAGAATTATCTCAATTAAATCATGTTTTAATTATAGGATCTTTCTTAAGAAAAGATCATCCATTATTTGCCGCAAGATTACGTTATGCCGCTAAAAATGGGGCTTGTATTAATTTATTGCATGCTACTGATGATGACTTATTAATACCAATAACTAATAAAATTATTATAGCGCCATCTAAATGGTTAGAAACCTTAAATCAAATAATTGTTTCTATTGCTATAAAAAAATCAATTGATATTCCAAATCATTTAATTGAAATTAAAGTTTCGAAAATTTCCGAATTAATTGCCGATGATTTATTATCTAATGGATTAAAATCAGTATTACTTGGAAATACACTTTCTCAACATCCAAATTCTTCTCAATTACATATTGCGGCTCAATGGATTGCTACACAAACTAATTCTAAATTTGGCTATTTTTTGGAAGGAGCTAATACTGTAGGCGGATATATAGCTAATGCTTTTCCAAATAAATATGGTATCAATGCTCATCAATTATTATATTCACCTAGAAAATCTTATTTATTACTTAATTCTGAATTACAACTTGATTGCGCTAATCCTCAAACAGCATTAAATTCTTTAAAACAAGCAGAGTTAGTAATAATTATGTCTCCATATAAACATAACTTAGACTATGCCCATGTATTATTGCCAATCGCTCCATTTACAGAAAATTCTGGAACCTTTATTAACGCAGAAGGTCGCATACAAAATTTTTCAAACGTAATAAAACCATTAGGTCAAACACGACCCGCATGGGAAGTATTAAAAATATTAGGTAATTTATTAAAATTATCAAATTTTGATTATAGTAGTTCAAAAGAAATTTACAAAGATTTTATTAAAAACATTAATAATGTAAAAAATCGTTTAAATAATATTGTTCCTAATGAAATTATAAATACTTTAATTAATAAATATAACTATACTTTATCAAAAAATTATACTTCATCGACATTATTAAATAATCTTGAACGTGTTTCTGATATACCAATTTATTTTACTGATTCTATTGTAAGAAGAGCATTATCTTTACAAAAAACTAATGATGCAAATATGCCATTAGCTTGGTTATCAAAAATGATATCAAAAAAATTAAAAATAATTAAAAATGATCGAGTTAAAATTAAACAAGATCAATACAGTATCGAATTAAATGTCGCAATTGATAATAAATTACCAGATAATGTAATACGTATATCAGCTGGTCATAATAGTACTATTGCCTTAAATAAAATGTTTGGAAAAATTACATTGGAGAAAATATGA
- the nuoH gene encoding NADH-quinone oxidoreductase subunit NuoH: protein MIFNQYLLDFFQIFFKIILTVLILLLSVAYLTYLERKLIGWMHARIGPNRVGFLGLLQPIADTLKLLLKEITVPKKANKFLFFLAPIISIMPAIAVWSIIPFSPEYVFSNINSGLLFIMTITSIEIYGVIIAGWSSNSKYAFLGSMRASAQMISYEIVMGFCLVIILMVTGSLNLTKIVINQNNGYFSNIGLSFLSWNWLSLFPIFIIYIISCIAETNRHPFDIVEGESEIVAGYMIEYSGMSFAIFFLAEYANMILSGILISLLFLGGWIAPLKILNFIPFWIWLGIKTFFILFIFIWIRASFPRYRYDQIMRLGWKIFIPIILFFLIIYAFWIKSPLNIWK, encoded by the coding sequence ATGATTTTTAATCAATATTTATTAGACTTTTTTCAAATTTTTTTCAAAATAATTTTAACTGTATTAATATTATTATTATCCGTGGCATATTTAACTTATTTGGAGAGAAAATTAATTGGATGGATGCATGCTCGAATTGGGCCTAATCGTGTTGGTTTTTTGGGTTTATTACAACCAATTGCTGATACATTAAAGTTACTTTTAAAAGAAATTACAGTACCTAAAAAAGCTAATAAATTTTTATTTTTTTTAGCTCCAATTATAAGTATAATGCCAGCAATAGCTGTTTGGTCTATTATTCCATTTAGTCCAGAATATGTGTTTTCTAATATAAATTCTGGATTATTATTTATTATGACTATTACTTCAATAGAAATTTATGGTGTAATTATTGCTGGATGGTCTTCAAATTCAAAATATGCATTTCTTGGATCTATGCGAGCATCAGCTCAAATGATATCATATGAGATAGTAATGGGATTTTGTTTAGTTATTATTCTTATGGTAACTGGAAGTTTAAATTTAACAAAAATAGTTATTAATCAAAATAATGGTTATTTTTCTAATATAGGTTTAAGTTTTTTATCATGGAATTGGTTATCATTATTTCCAATTTTTATAATTTATATTATATCTTGTATTGCAGAAACAAATCGTCATCCATTTGATATAGTAGAGGGTGAATCAGAAATAGTTGCTGGGTATATGATTGAGTATTCAGGAATGTCTTTTGCTATTTTTTTCTTAGCTGAATATGCTAATATGATTTTATCTGGAATATTAATATCATTATTATTTTTAGGTGGATGGATAGCACCATTAAAAATATTAAATTTTATTCCATTTTGGATTTGGTTAGGAATTAAAACATTTTTTATTTTATTTATATTTATTTGGATTAGAGCATCATTTCCTCGTTATCGTTATGATCAAATTATGCGTTTAGGTTGGAAAATATTTATACCAATAATTTTATTTTTTTTAATTATTTATGCGTTTTGGATTAAAAGTCCTTTAAATATTTGGAAATAA
- the nuoI gene encoding NADH-quinone oxidoreductase subunit NuoI: protein MKKIKNFLKSIMLIELIKGLILTGRYLFSKKITIQYPEEKTPQSPRFRGLHALRRYPNGEERCIACKLCETICPSMAITIESEERFDGSRRTKRYDIDLTKCIFCGLCEESCPVDSIVETHIIEYYGEKRNDLYYTKEMLLKIGDKYEKEISKTKTLDSLYR from the coding sequence ATGAAAAAAATTAAAAATTTTTTAAAAAGTATAATGTTAATTGAATTAATTAAAGGATTGATATTAACTGGACGTTACTTATTTTCAAAAAAAATTACGATTCAATATCCAGAAGAAAAAACACCCCAATCGCCACGTTTTCGTGGATTACATGCATTACGTCGTTATCCGAATGGAGAGGAACGTTGTATTGCTTGTAAATTATGTGAAACAATTTGTCCTTCTATGGCTATTACAATTGAATCTGAAGAACGATTTGATGGATCAAGGCGAACTAAACGTTATGACATTGATTTAACTAAATGCATTTTTTGTGGATTATGTGAAGAATCTTGTCCAGTTGATTCAATTGTTGAAACACATATTATAGAATATTATGGGGAAAAACGTAATGACTTATATTACACAAAAGAAATGTTATTAAAAATCGGTGATAAATATGAAAAAGAAATTTCAAAAACAAAAACTCTAGATTCATTATATCGTTAA
- a CDS encoding NADH-quinone oxidoreductase subunit J — MEFQSILFYILSIITIISSLCIGIVKNTVHSALFLILSFFSSAGLWALLNAEFLSLILILIYVGAIMILFLFIIMMLDLNIHKNSKNLLNFLILTVILGFLMAFKMIKILLNGFLINNFYKKKILIISNSIGSVKELGLLIYSKYIYIFEVASVILLATTISVTILTLRSRKDRKYYSSSDAIKVQSSDRVRVIKMKSEK, encoded by the coding sequence ATGGAATTTCAAAGTATTTTATTTTACATATTAAGTATAATAACAATAATATCTTCACTATGTATTGGAATTGTTAAAAATACAGTGCATTCTGCATTATTTTTAATTCTTTCTTTTTTTTCTTCTGCTGGTTTATGGGCTCTCTTAAATGCTGAATTTTTATCTCTTATATTAATACTAATTTATGTTGGCGCTATCATGATATTATTTTTATTTATAATCATGATGTTAGATTTAAATATTCATAAAAATAGTAAAAATTTATTAAACTTTTTAATATTAACAGTAATATTAGGTTTTTTAATGGCATTTAAAATGATAAAAATATTACTTAATGGATTTTTAATTAATAATTTTTATAAAAAAAAAATATTAATAATTTCAAATTCTATTGGTTCTGTAAAAGAACTTGGTCTCTTAATTTATAGTAAATATATATATATATTTGAAGTTGCCTCTGTAATTTTGCTAGCAACAACAATTTCTGTTACTATACTTACATTACGTTCTCGAAAGGATAGAAAATACTACTCTTCTTCAGACGCAATTAAAGTTCAGTCTAGCGATCGAGTTCGTGTTATCAAAATGAAATCTGAAAAGTAA
- the nuoK gene encoding NADH-quinone oxidoreductase subunit NuoK yields MFSLMHYFVLSAILFTISIIGILMNRENVIIFLMEIEIMLLAINTNLIAFSCYHNNSDGMIFVFFILTMAAAESAIGFAILITLFRHFKTININFFKNLKD; encoded by the coding sequence ATTTTTTCTCTTATGCATTATTTTGTTTTAAGCGCTATATTATTTACAATCTCTATTATTGGTATTCTTATGAATCGCGAAAATGTTATAATTTTTTTAATGGAAATAGAGATAATGTTATTAGCTATTAATACAAATTTAATTGCTTTTTCATGTTATCATAACAATTCAGATGGAATGATTTTTGTATTTTTTATTCTGACTATGGCTGCAGCAGAATCAGCAATAGGTTTTGCTATTTTAATAACACTTTTTCGTCATTTTAAAACTATTAATATAAATTTTTTTAAAAATCTTAAAGATTAA
- the nuoL gene encoding NADH-quinone oxidoreductase subunit L, with protein MIKPLNPIFFLSPLIVTLVGSIITGLFGTKFFNNLIGRKTSHSITIFSILIAFLCSIITFNKLIINNFIYNYNLYTLLTFYNIKLEIGFLIDYLTVLMMCIITFISLIVHIYSTYYMKKDSGYNRFFSYISFFTFSMLLLVMSNNLFQLFLGWEIVGMASYLLIGFWYDKPLAITANLKAFLINRIGDIGLILGICLLFNYIGSMNYIKIFSCSINIAYLNLPNTNCMLITIICICLFIGAMAKSAQFPLHTWLPDSMEGPTPASALIHAATMVTAGIFMITRMSPLFELSNTALSIILFIGAITAFFMGLLGIIQNDIKRIIAYSTLSQLGYMTVGLGVSAYTVSIFHLMTHAFFKALLFLSAGSIIINMKHNQDIRNMGGLYKYMPITCITSLIGLLSLVGAPFFSGFYSKDSIINATYFSQITGSKFAYFLLLISVFITSFYSFRMYFLIFFGKENFKNIKNFPIDKKPNESSFSILFSLIILSIPSILIGFFSIKNFLFQSFFKNIIIINQAHYSLEKLRNEYQSPLKMVFQSINSPILWLSIFGFICAYYLYIVNPKVRIIIKRYFCWFYILMKNQYYINKINELIFIKYTYLFGNFLWNFIDKFLIDELIINNIAKIIIKTSKYIKFFQSGYLYHYIFTVIITFLGFLIYFIPFSINK; from the coding sequence ATGATTAAACCACTTAATCCAATTTTTTTTCTATCTCCTCTTATAGTTACATTAGTTGGGTCTATAATTACTGGTTTATTTGGCACAAAGTTTTTTAATAATCTTATTGGGCGTAAAACATCTCATTCAATAACAATATTTAGTATATTAATAGCTTTTTTGTGTTCAATTATTACTTTTAATAAATTAATAATTAATAATTTTATTTATAATTACAATTTATATACTTTATTAACTTTTTATAATATAAAATTAGAAATTGGTTTTTTAATAGATTATCTTACAGTGCTAATGATGTGTATAATAACCTTTATATCATTAATAGTTCATATATATTCTACTTATTATATGAAAAAAGATTCTGGTTATAATCGTTTTTTTTCATATATTTCTTTTTTTACATTTTCTATGCTTTTACTGGTAATGAGTAATAATCTTTTTCAATTGTTTTTGGGGTGGGAAATAGTTGGAATGGCATCATATTTACTAATTGGTTTTTGGTATGATAAACCATTAGCAATTACTGCAAATTTAAAAGCTTTTTTAATTAATAGAATAGGTGATATTGGATTAATTCTTGGAATCTGTCTTTTGTTTAATTATATTGGTAGCATGAATTATATCAAAATATTTTCGTGTAGTATAAATATAGCATATTTAAATTTACCTAACACGAATTGCATGTTAATTACCATAATTTGTATTTGTTTATTTATAGGAGCTATGGCTAAATCAGCTCAATTTCCATTGCATACTTGGTTACCAGATTCTATGGAAGGACCAACTCCAGCATCTGCATTAATTCACGCGGCAACTATGGTAACTGCAGGTATTTTTATGATAACAAGAATGTCTCCTTTATTTGAGTTATCAAATACTGCATTATCAATAATTTTATTTATTGGAGCGATTACTGCTTTTTTTATGGGTTTATTAGGTATTATTCAAAATGACATTAAACGTATTATTGCGTATTCTACTTTATCTCAATTAGGCTATATGACAGTTGGATTAGGAGTATCAGCATATACAGTTAGTATATTTCACTTAATGACACATGCATTTTTTAAAGCTTTATTATTTTTATCGGCCGGTTCTATTATTATAAATATGAAGCATAATCAAGATATTCGCAATATGGGGGGGCTTTATAAATATATGCCAATTACTTGTATTACATCACTAATTGGTTTACTATCACTAGTTGGGGCTCCATTTTTTTCCGGTTTTTATTCAAAAGACAGTATTATTAATGCTACTTATTTTAGTCAAATAACTGGATCCAAATTTGCTTATTTTTTGCTATTAATTAGTGTATTTATTACTTCTTTTTATTCCTTTAGAATGTATTTTTTAATATTTTTTGGTAAAGAAAATTTTAAAAATATAAAAAATTTTCCTATAGATAAAAAACCTAATGAATCGTCATTTTCAATACTTTTTTCATTAATTATATTATCAATACCATCTATATTAATAGGTTTTTTTTCTATAAAAAATTTTTTGTTTCAATCTTTTTTTAAAAATATTATTATTATTAATCAAGCGCATTATTCATTAGAAAAATTGCGAAATGAATATCAATCTCCATTAAAAATGGTTTTTCAATCTATAAATAGTCCAATATTATGGTTATCAATTTTTGGTTTTATATGCGCATACTATTTATATATAGTAAATCCAAAAGTACGTATTATTATAAAAAGATATTTTTGCTGGTTTTATATATTAATGAAGAATCAATATTATATTAACAAAATCAATGAATTAATATTTATTAAATATACATATTTATTTGGAAATTTTTTATGGAATTTTATTGATAAATTTTTAATTGATGAATTAATTATTAATAATATTGCAAAAATTATTATTAAAACTTCTAAATATATTAAGTTTTTTCAATCTGGTTATCTTTATCATTATATATTTACAGTAATTATTACTTTTTTAGGTTTTCTTATATATTTTATACCATTTTCAATTAATAAATAA
- a CDS encoding complex I subunit 4 family protein encodes MLLSTFPILSISIWTPIICGLLILTIFRNKNLKLIRIVSLISALFNFFITLSLFKYFNIQFHGIQFIEKKIWIDYFNIYYFLGIDGLSLWFIPLTAFITLIIILISLDIKKKLAEYMSAFLILSGLIIGAFCALDGMLFYIFFEATLIPIFIIIGTWGGSNRSYAAIKFFLYTLMGSLLMLISMIYLYYISNKSFNILSWHQLSITKIEQIWLFITFFIAFAIKIPIWPMHTWLPDAHVEAPTEGSVILAAIMLKLGCYGLLRFSLPIFPDASYYFSNLIITLSLISIIYISLIAMVQIDIKKLIAYSSIAHMGFVTLGIFMLTKISIQGAIIQMISHSLISSAMFISIGFLYNQMKTRLISNFGGIINVIPHFSVFFIIFSLANCSLPGTSGFIGEFMIILSAVKFNFWIGVLTSTALIFSAAYSLCLSKNIIFGTITNNKIIKLININKREFLILGLFMILIIFIGLYPKPIVNSMKISISDLLKHIVISKINYNNDK; translated from the coding sequence ATGTTATTATCAACTTTTCCAATTCTTAGTATTTCTATTTGGACTCCAATTATATGCGGTTTATTAATTTTAACAATTTTTCGTAATAAAAATTTAAAATTAATACGTATTGTATCATTAATTTCTGCATTATTTAATTTTTTTATAACTCTTTCTTTATTTAAATATTTTAATATTCAATTTCATGGAATTCAATTTATAGAAAAAAAAATATGGATTGATTATTTTAATATTTATTATTTTCTTGGTATTGATGGTTTATCATTGTGGTTTATACCTTTAACTGCGTTTATTACACTAATAATTATATTAATTAGCTTAGATATTAAAAAAAAATTAGCAGAATACATGAGTGCTTTTCTTATTTTATCTGGGTTAATAATTGGTGCATTTTGCGCATTAGATGGAATGTTGTTTTATATATTTTTTGAAGCAACACTTATTCCAATATTTATTATTATTGGTACTTGGGGTGGTAGTAATCGTTCATATGCTGCAATTAAATTTTTTTTATATACATTGATGGGTTCACTTTTAATGTTAATATCAATGATATATTTATATTATATTTCAAATAAATCATTTAATATTTTAAGTTGGCATCAATTATCTATTACTAAAATTGAACAAATTTGGTTATTTATTACTTTTTTTATTGCATTCGCTATTAAAATACCAATATGGCCAATGCATACATGGTTACCAGATGCTCACGTTGAAGCTCCAACAGAAGGCTCGGTCATTTTGGCTGCAATTATGTTAAAATTAGGTTGCTATGGTTTACTTAGGTTTTCTTTACCTATTTTTCCAGATGCAAGTTATTATTTTTCTAACTTAATAATTACTTTATCCTTAATTTCAATAATTTATATTAGTTTAATAGCTATGGTACAAATTGATATAAAAAAATTAATTGCATATTCATCAATCGCACATATGGGATTTGTTACTTTGGGTATCTTTATGTTAACTAAAATTAGCATACAAGGCGCGATTATACAAATGATTTCACATTCCCTTATATCTAGCGCAATGTTTATATCAATTGGTTTTTTATATAATCAAATGAAAACTAGATTAATTTCTAATTTTGGAGGAATAATAAATGTTATACCACATTTTTCTGTATTTTTTATTATATTTTCATTAGCTAATTGTAGTTTACCAGGAACCTCTGGTTTTATTGGTGAATTTATGATAATTTTAAGTGCAGTAAAGTTTAATTTTTGGATAGGAGTATTAACTTCTACTGCGCTTATATTTAGCGCAGCATATTCTTTATGCTTATCAAAGAATATAATATTTGGTACAATTACTAATAATAAAATAATAAAATTAATTAATATTAATAAACGAGAATTTTTAATATTAGGATTATTTATGATTTTAATAATTTTTATTGGTTTATATCCTAAACCAATAGTTAATTCAATGAAAATATCAATTTCTGATTTACTAAAACATATTGTTATATCAAAAATTAATTATAATAATGATAAATAA
- a CDS encoding NADH-quinone oxidoreductase subunit N — MINNLNFFHFNNILTYYPEVFLFISTSIILFINIFLPNNKSTFTYFSSLLILFICFILSLINFNGFKIYSFNNMFILDPLSSLTKLILYVIISLVLIYSRLFLIKKNITLFNNEFYLLILFSVLGQMIMISGNNLLSIYLGLELMSLTLCVLIASQKNNIFSSEAAIKYFILGILSSGFMLYGISILYGITGTLELQSIFNVIKLNNINCSVLALSLLLIIVGLSFKLGISPFHMWVPDVYQGASIIITLLLSTTPKLSLFVIIYRLLIKCLLPLVINWQKILLILAIFSLIIGNVSAITQYNFKRMIAYSSIAHMGLMLFSIISIKTSHNNLIIFNSCDSGLFYIITYIFAILGAFGVIILLKNNTCNKTDELDIFIGLHQRNPWCALIMMIFMFSLAGFPPTIGFYAKFFIFEKIFETQKIWLLLLIIMCSLIGTFYYIRIIKLMYFKNAIEKTKLSINLNIKILLSINAFLLLIFGLYPNFLLNFSEKLFI; from the coding sequence ATGATAAATAATTTAAATTTTTTCCACTTTAATAATATATTAACTTATTATCCGGAAGTATTTTTATTTATTTCTACTTCTATAATTTTATTTATTAATATATTTTTACCTAACAATAAAAGTACTTTTACCTATTTTTCTTCTTTATTAATTTTGTTTATTTGTTTTATTTTAAGTTTAATAAATTTTAATGGTTTTAAAATTTATTCTTTTAATAATATGTTTATATTGGATCCATTGTCCTCATTAACAAAATTAATACTGTATGTAATCATATCATTAGTTTTAATTTATTCTCGATTATTTTTAATAAAAAAAAATATTACATTATTTAATAATGAATTTTACTTGCTGATATTATTTTCAGTATTAGGTCAAATGATTATGATCTCAGGTAATAATTTATTAAGTATTTATCTTGGTCTAGAATTAATGTCATTAACCTTATGTGTGTTAATTGCTTCTCAAAAAAATAATATATTTTCATCAGAAGCTGCTATTAAATATTTTATATTAGGAATATTATCATCTGGTTTTATGTTATATGGAATTTCTATATTATACGGAATAACAGGAACGCTTGAATTACAATCTATATTTAATGTTATTAAATTAAATAATATTAACTGCAGTGTTTTAGCACTTAGTTTGCTATTAATTATAGTAGGTTTAAGTTTTAAATTAGGTATATCACCTTTTCATATGTGGGTTCCAGATGTATATCAAGGAGCATCAATTATTATTACTCTTTTACTTAGTACTACTCCAAAATTATCATTATTTGTAATAATATATCGTTTATTAATTAAATGTTTATTACCATTAGTAATTAATTGGCAAAAAATATTACTAATATTAGCAATTTTTTCTTTAATTATAGGAAATGTTTCTGCAATTACACAATATAATTTTAAGCGTATGATAGCTTATTCTAGTATTGCGCATATGGGGCTTATGTTATTTTCTATAATATCTATTAAAACATCACATAATAATCTAATTATATTTAATTCATGTGATTCAGGTTTATTTTATATCATTACTTATATATTTGCTATATTAGGTGCTTTTGGTGTAATAATTTTATTAAAAAATAATACTTGTAATAAAACTGATGAATTAGATATTTTTATAGGATTACATCAAAGAAATCCATGGTGCGCTTTAATTATGATGATTTTTATGTTTTCATTAGCAGGATTTCCACCTACTATTGGTTTCTACGCCAAATTTTTTATTTTTGAAAAAATATTCGAAACTCAAAAAATTTGGTTATTATTATTAATTATTATGTGCTCACTAATTGGTACATTTTATTATATACGAATTATTAAATTAATGTATTTTAAAAATGCTATTGAAAAAACAAAATTATCAATTAATCTTAATATAAAGATATTACTTAGTATTAATGCGTTTCTTTTATTAATTTTTGGTTTGTATCCAAATTTTTTATTAAATTTTTCAGAAAAATTATTTATATAA